In the genome of Coriobacteriia bacterium, one region contains:
- a CDS encoding U32 family peptidase: MSLRANQRPELLAPAGGPEALLAAVNNGADAVYCGLGTLNARLGAENFTPSALAEGCRYAHLRGAKVYLTANVLVHDDEIPDAIETVMSAWEVGVDAVIVQDVGLMRALRGRAPDVRLHASTQVNAHSLASVRQLARLGAARVTLARETSLAEIDHFVDEGGVEVESFVHGSLCYCYSGACLLSSAIGGRSANRGMCAQPCRLPYELIDEAGRAASRGGRYLLSPKDLAGISVLPSLVATGVSALKIEGRMKSPEYVALVTGVYRAAIDRAVADPEGFEVTAAEWEALEEAFSRGFTQGYLTGVRDERMMSRSRPNNRGVPLGRVSSAEAAGATVALERAAESDDVVEFWTREGRFAQKLGPMRLGSTAVAVAPAGSLVTVAIQGPTAAGDRVFRVANASLLSAARRTFRAGREQLRPLEVAFRVRLREGSTLLVEARSGEAAGRGEGPIVERARTKPITAGEVMEHVGRLGGTDWRPGSWDLELDAAVGMGYSALHAARREALERLEGRLLAPWRRSVARSEAPSVPSPKRRGGGRAGRPQVVAVAGELGTLEAALQAGADRALLDVTSCLRPVRLPPLVAPLLPRVVHDVERERVSAWVREGGTVAAADLGSLSLAAAAGATVEADWPLNALNASTVEALAEMGASRVWLSPELSGRRMAGVASASPVPVGVLAYGRVELMVAEHCALQASGPCAEGCVRCARRATRWRLRDRKGFEFPVTTDTSGRSHLYNSVPLDLARALPELVSAGVAALRLDFRTEAPEEAAVLTAAFVGRMEAALAGVPLPDGPLGATGTSGHFYRGVR, translated from the coding sequence GTGAGCCTCCGTGCGAACCAGCGACCCGAGCTCCTCGCGCCGGCCGGCGGACCGGAGGCGCTGCTCGCGGCGGTCAACAACGGTGCCGACGCGGTCTATTGCGGCCTCGGCACGCTGAACGCGCGCCTTGGCGCCGAGAACTTCACCCCATCCGCGTTGGCCGAAGGCTGCCGCTACGCGCACCTGCGGGGAGCGAAGGTATACCTGACGGCGAACGTGCTCGTTCACGACGACGAGATCCCGGACGCGATCGAGACTGTCATGTCGGCGTGGGAGGTGGGGGTCGACGCCGTGATCGTGCAGGACGTCGGACTCATGCGCGCACTGCGGGGACGGGCACCCGACGTCCGCCTCCACGCGTCCACGCAGGTGAACGCGCACAGCCTCGCTTCGGTCCGCCAACTCGCCCGCCTCGGTGCCGCTCGGGTCACGCTCGCGCGCGAGACGTCGCTGGCCGAGATCGACCACTTCGTGGACGAAGGCGGCGTCGAGGTCGAGAGCTTCGTGCACGGCAGCTTGTGCTACTGCTACTCCGGCGCCTGCCTGCTCTCCTCGGCCATCGGAGGGCGGTCGGCGAACCGCGGGATGTGCGCGCAGCCCTGCCGCCTGCCCTACGAGCTGATCGACGAGGCGGGGCGCGCGGCGTCCCGGGGAGGACGCTACCTGCTCAGTCCCAAGGACCTGGCCGGCATCTCGGTCCTGCCCTCGCTGGTCGCCACCGGGGTGTCCGCGCTGAAGATCGAGGGCCGGATGAAGAGCCCGGAGTACGTGGCGCTGGTCACCGGCGTGTACCGTGCCGCCATCGATCGTGCCGTCGCCGACCCGGAGGGGTTCGAGGTCACGGCGGCGGAGTGGGAGGCGCTCGAGGAGGCCTTCAGCCGCGGCTTCACGCAAGGGTACCTCACCGGCGTCCGTGACGAGCGGATGATGAGCCGCTCGCGTCCGAACAACCGCGGCGTGCCGCTCGGCCGGGTGTCCTCCGCGGAGGCAGCGGGTGCGACCGTCGCCTTGGAGAGAGCGGCCGAGTCCGACGACGTCGTGGAGTTCTGGACGCGAGAGGGGCGCTTCGCCCAGAAGCTCGGGCCGATGCGGCTCGGTTCGACCGCGGTGGCGGTCGCACCGGCGGGATCGCTGGTGACGGTAGCGATCCAGGGGCCTACCGCCGCCGGCGACCGCGTCTTCCGCGTCGCGAACGCCTCCCTGCTCTCGGCTGCGCGCCGGACGTTCCGGGCCGGTCGCGAGCAGCTCCGGCCGCTGGAGGTCGCCTTCCGGGTCCGTCTGCGCGAGGGCTCCACGCTGCTGGTCGAGGCTCGGTCCGGCGAGGCGGCGGGGAGAGGGGAGGGTCCGATCGTGGAGCGCGCTCGGACCAAGCCGATCACCGCCGGCGAGGTGATGGAGCACGTCGGCCGCCTCGGCGGCACCGACTGGCGACCCGGCTCGTGGGACCTGGAGCTGGACGCTGCTGTCGGCATGGGCTACTCGGCGCTGCACGCCGCGCGGCGCGAGGCGCTCGAGCGGCTCGAGGGACGACTCCTGGCGCCATGGAGACGGAGCGTCGCGCGCTCGGAGGCGCCGTCCGTGCCATCCCCGAAGCGGCGAGGCGGGGGTCGGGCCGGGCGGCCGCAGGTCGTCGCGGTGGCAGGGGAGCTAGGCACGCTCGAGGCGGCACTGCAGGCCGGCGCGGACCGGGCGCTGCTCGACGTCACCTCGTGCCTGCGGCCCGTGCGGCTGCCTCCGCTAGTCGCGCCCCTGCTGCCGCGCGTCGTCCACGACGTCGAGCGCGAGCGCGTCTCCGCCTGGGTGCGCGAGGGGGGGACGGTGGCGGCTGCAGACCTTGGTTCGCTGTCGCTGGCCGCTGCCGCCGGCGCGACCGTGGAGGCGGATTGGCCGCTGAACGCGCTGAACGCATCGACGGTGGAGGCGCTCGCCGAGATGGGCGCGTCGCGGGTCTGGCTCTCGCCCGAGCTCTCGGGACGCCGCATGGCGGGCGTCGCCTCCGCCTCGCCGGTGCCCGTCGGGGTCCTCGCTTACGGCCGAGTCGAGCTCATGGTCGCGGAGCACTGTGCCCTGCAGGCCAGCGGACCGTGCGCAGAGGGGTGCGTGCGCTGCGCCCGAAGGGCCACGCGATGGCGGCTGCGCGACCGGAAGGGCTTCGAGTTCCCGGTCACGACCGACACGTCGGGTCGCTCCCACCTGTACAACTCGGTCCCGTTGGACCTGGCGCGGGCCCTGCCCGAGCTGGTCTCCGCGGGCGTCGCCGCGCTGCGCCTGGACTTCCGGACGGAGGCCCCGGAAGAGGCCGCCGTGCTCACGGCCGCCTTCGTCGGGCGGATGGAGGCCGCACTCGCCGGAGTTCCGCTGCCCGACGGGCCACTGGGCGCCACGGGGACCTCGGGCCACTTCTACCGAGGCGTCCGCTAG